In one Pseudodesulfovibrio sp. JC047 genomic region, the following are encoded:
- a CDS encoding STAS domain-containing protein — MAMNHDTENGVTILTIDGNLDAEGTQAMEEKVVALLEGGETKLLFDFTGLDYINSSGLRVLVLAYQRLKKTSGSVAICGVKDYIQEVFEVSGYDRIFPLYGARADALAGM, encoded by the coding sequence ATGGCAATGAACCATGACACCGAAAATGGCGTAACCATCCTGACCATCGACGGCAATCTGGACGCCGAAGGAACTCAGGCAATGGAAGAAAAGGTTGTCGCCCTGCTCGAAGGTGGCGAAACCAAACTGCTCTTCGATTTCACCGGACTGGACTATATCAACAGTTCGGGCCTGCGCGTCCTTGTCCTCGCGTACCAACGGCTCAAGAAGACCTCCGGCTCCGTGGCCATTTGCGGCGTAAAAGATTATATTCAGGAAGTCTTCGAAGTCTCCGGGTACGACCGGATTTTCCCCTTATATGGGGCGCGGGCAGACGCCTTGGCCGGGATGTAA
- a CDS encoding LysM peptidoglycan-binding domain-containing protein, with amino-acid sequence MKKLILLAIALCLVFAWGCAKKVQTEPEVVVVEEKEIIVEEEVVVDPMQVYKAEYDSLPATHTVTKGECLWWISEYKHVYNDPFMWPLIYKANRDKISNPDMIYPGQQFDVPRYGFDMEDVKASRKEAGAPWKALEPGQDAMIPAEMRAALGFSF; translated from the coding sequence ATGAAGAAGTTGATCCTACTCGCAATCGCTCTGTGCCTTGTCTTTGCCTGGGGCTGTGCCAAAAAAGTCCAGACCGAGCCAGAAGTGGTTGTCGTTGAAGAGAAGGAAATTATTGTTGAAGAAGAAGTCGTTGTTGATCCTATGCAGGTCTACAAGGCTGAATATGATTCCCTGCCCGCGACACATACCGTGACCAAGGGTGAATGCCTGTGGTGGATTTCCGAGTACAAGCATGTGTACAATGATCCGTTCATGTGGCCTCTTATTTACAAGGCAAATCGTGACAAGATTTCCAATCCTGACATGATTTATCCCGGCCAGCAGTTTGACGTTCCCCGCTATGGTTTTGATATGGAAGACGTCAAGGCATCCCGCAAGGAAGCTGGTGCTCCCTGGAAGGCTCTTGAGCCTGGACAGGACGCCATGATTCCCGCTGAAATGCGTGCGGCTCTGGGATTTAGCTTCTAA
- a CDS encoding ATP-binding protein, producing the protein MLIIILSFSLLLSLFISKYAERTLLEKQEAFALLLAENVSHQLFSRFVIPTVVKFGRIQLRNDEQYEAMDRVIRSTVHSFHVSTLRIYDAKGTVTYSMDKNEIGKPGNAIYKVTETWESEKFSAQILSRVSKIAALFMVDFKPGSMTLRAYNPLRAERSLTNIDQNPIMGILEFEQDITPDYMSMLNFERLVITFSLVTSLVLFFLVLTVLRRAERLSNKQLKEKEKLLFELQQQEKLAGMGRMVAGVAHEIRNPLGIICSSSELILKRAKKENSASTRILEALHEEAKRLSRTVTEFLDYARPKKPTMHPVMVDSILEQVAVFMEQECEKLGVTIVREYCDDMEVRGDKDLLYRAFYNLVANALQAMNGPGELSINAARGHGSLHVILQDSGPGFAPDHLEQVRDPFFTTKDSGTGLGLALVSTIFESHGIEMHLSNGENGGARVDVIFPE; encoded by the coding sequence TTGCTGATTATTATTCTAAGTTTCAGCCTGTTGCTTTCCTTATTCATTTCAAAATATGCCGAGCGGACCCTGTTGGAAAAACAGGAAGCCTTTGCGTTGCTTCTGGCTGAAAATGTCAGCCACCAGCTCTTTTCTCGATTCGTGATTCCCACCGTGGTCAAGTTCGGTCGTATTCAGTTGAGAAATGATGAACAGTATGAAGCCATGGACAGGGTTATTCGGTCCACGGTGCATAGTTTTCACGTTTCGACATTGCGGATTTACGACGCCAAAGGCACGGTGACGTATTCCATGGACAAGAATGAGATAGGTAAGCCTGGCAATGCCATCTACAAGGTCACGGAAACATGGGAGTCCGAAAAATTCAGTGCGCAGATCCTTTCCCGCGTCTCGAAAATAGCGGCCCTGTTCATGGTCGATTTCAAGCCGGGAAGCATGACGTTGCGTGCGTACAATCCGTTGCGAGCCGAGCGGAGCCTGACCAATATCGATCAGAATCCGATCATGGGAATTCTTGAGTTTGAACAGGATATCACGCCCGATTATATGTCCATGCTCAATTTTGAACGACTGGTCATTACTTTTTCATTGGTGACATCCCTTGTCCTTTTTTTCCTTGTCCTGACGGTTTTGCGCAGGGCGGAGCGTTTGAGCAACAAACAGCTCAAGGAAAAGGAGAAATTGCTTTTTGAATTGCAGCAACAGGAAAAACTGGCAGGTATGGGCCGTATGGTTGCGGGAGTGGCTCATGAAATTCGCAATCCTCTCGGTATCATTTGTTCCAGTTCGGAGTTGATTCTGAAACGGGCAAAAAAGGAAAACAGTGCATCGACCCGCATCCTTGAGGCGTTGCACGAAGAGGCCAAGCGGCTTTCTCGGACAGTGACCGAGTTTCTCGATTACGCCCGTCCCAAAAAACCGACCATGCATCCAGTCATGGTGGACTCCATTCTTGAGCAGGTTGCCGTGTTTATGGAACAGGAATGTGAAAAGCTCGGCGTGACCATTGTGCGCGAGTATTGCGACGACATGGAGGTCCGGGGAGATAAAGACCTCTTGTACCGAGCTTTTTACAATTTGGTGGCCAATGCGCTTCAGGCCATGAACGGTCCGGGTGAGCTTTCGATCAATGCGGCTCGGGGGCATGGCAGTCTGCATGTGATTCTTCAGGATTCCGGACCGGGGTTTGCTCCGGACCATCTGGAACAGGTGCGGGACCCCTTCTTTACCACCAAGGATTCCGGGACAGGCCTTGGCCTGGCTCTGGTTTCAACCATCTTTGAAAGCCATGGTATTGAAATGCATTTGAGCAATGGTGAAAATGGTGGCGCCCGGGTGGATGTCATCTTTCCGGAATAG
- a CDS encoding glucose-6-phosphate isomerase, which translates to MTDTLDWTNSNMDDLDMARFEARADAMAQRLREETSADRLPFLTMPYEAELKEQLAALQPMLARFDHMLLLGIGGSALGARALQQAFYPQQGQPGHTGRSLWIADNVDVYALEAFLTQLPPEKTVVVTISKSGGTIETVGQYFILKEWMQHHLGDAWHENMVLVTDEENGFLRGEVDAYDIKSLPVPDNLGGRYSVLSAVGLLPAVFLGMDIDSLLDGAREMAASLISSELTGQTLAGHSAFQLAVWNAALMDRGFDEMIFFAYIPLWAGFGDWFAQLWAESLGKEGKGSQPIPAIGVTDQHSVNQMFMDGRRNKACLFLTCPTLPAGPKFPAALPEQFSYVQGMDFGELLRAEGLGTRMALSASGVPLVELRMGSDGPRQAGKMIALLGAVTLLTGWLMGINPVNQPAVELGKRLAKARMDADGLEREKADLNEFLSAERDIREF; encoded by the coding sequence ATGACCGATACGCTTGATTGGACCAATTCGAATATGGACGATCTGGATATGGCGCGTTTTGAAGCGCGGGCCGATGCCATGGCACAACGCCTTCGGGAAGAGACATCCGCTGACAGGCTTCCGTTTTTGACCATGCCGTATGAGGCAGAACTCAAGGAACAATTGGCCGCGTTGCAGCCCATGCTCGCGCGGTTTGACCACATGCTGCTTTTGGGAATTGGTGGGTCGGCTCTGGGTGCGCGTGCCTTGCAACAGGCTTTTTATCCGCAGCAGGGACAGCCGGGACATACCGGGCGGAGTCTGTGGATAGCGGACAATGTGGACGTCTATGCGCTCGAAGCATTTCTGACGCAATTGCCCCCTGAAAAAACCGTGGTCGTGACCATTTCGAAATCCGGTGGAACCATTGAGACTGTGGGCCAATACTTCATTCTCAAGGAATGGATGCAGCACCATTTGGGCGATGCGTGGCACGAGAATATGGTGCTTGTCACGGACGAAGAAAATGGTTTTTTGCGTGGTGAGGTAGATGCCTATGACATCAAGTCTCTTCCTGTTCCCGACAATCTTGGCGGTCGGTATTCCGTTCTGTCGGCAGTGGGGTTGCTCCCTGCGGTCTTTTTGGGAATGGATATTGATTCCTTGCTGGACGGTGCCCGGGAAATGGCGGCATCGTTGATCTCATCCGAATTGACCGGACAAACGCTGGCCGGACACAGTGCCTTTCAGTTGGCGGTCTGGAACGCGGCCCTGATGGACAGGGGATTTGATGAGATGATTTTTTTCGCCTATATCCCGTTGTGGGCGGGGTTCGGTGACTGGTTTGCCCAACTCTGGGCTGAATCTCTCGGCAAGGAAGGCAAGGGCAGCCAGCCCATTCCGGCCATCGGTGTGACAGATCAACATTCCGTCAACCAGATGTTCATGGATGGTCGGCGGAACAAGGCCTGTCTTTTCCTGACCTGTCCAACTTTGCCCGCTGGACCGAAATTCCCGGCAGCATTGCCGGAACAATTTAGTTATGTACAGGGTATGGACTTTGGCGAACTGCTTCGGGCAGAAGGTCTGGGGACCCGGATGGCGTTGTCCGCGAGCGGCGTTCCGTTGGTAGAATTACGCATGGGATCGGATGGCCCGAGGCAGGCCGGAAAGATGATTGCGCTGCTCGGCGCGGTCACACTTTTGACGGGCTGGCTCATGGGGATCAATCCCGTGAACCAACCCGCAGTCGAACTGGGCAAGCGGTTGGCAAAAGCCCGGATGGATGCGGATGGACTTGAACGAGAAAAGGCGGACCTGAACGAGTTCCTGTCTGCCGAGCGAGATATACGGGAGTTTTAA
- the radA gene encoding DNA repair protein RadA, translating into MKTKDVYRCAACGAQSPRWQGQCPSCKEWNTLEVMTVNKKRARAGAVAQDKPQLLEDLHSEQFSTRTSGMDSLDELLGSGLVPGAAILLGGEPGIGKSTLLLQLAGSQARLGHTAVYLSGEESLPQLRGRAERLGLLGPGLLALASNKVEDALAVLDEPNPPELLIVDSVQTLASPLAEGIPGSVSQVRAVSGELVEKTKKTGTTLILVGHVTKDGQIAGPKLLEHMVDTVLYLEGDRKHFSRILRVLKNRFGPSDELVVFTMKERGLEVVADPATFFLGARDPSLSGTAMALAVDGQRPFAVEVQALVSKSFLTIPRRTALGFDTNRLNLLLAVLEKRLRLNLSGHDIYAKITGGLASKDPGLDLAVVAAIMSSFYDQPLPESAVFWGEIDLNGQVRPVAAHDVRLKQADRLGHAPICHSKTAATLADLQRVLFGKRN; encoded by the coding sequence ATGAAAACGAAAGACGTGTATCGATGCGCGGCCTGTGGCGCACAGTCTCCGCGATGGCAGGGGCAGTGCCCATCCTGCAAGGAATGGAATACCCTGGAAGTCATGACTGTGAACAAGAAACGCGCACGGGCCGGGGCGGTTGCGCAGGACAAGCCGCAGTTGCTTGAAGATTTGCACAGTGAACAATTTTCCACGCGGACGTCAGGCATGGATTCGCTGGATGAATTGCTTGGCTCCGGTCTGGTGCCGGGCGCGGCTATTTTGCTCGGCGGTGAACCGGGAATCGGTAAATCCACTTTACTTTTGCAACTGGCGGGGAGTCAGGCTCGGCTCGGTCATACGGCGGTGTATTTGTCTGGCGAAGAGTCTTTGCCGCAACTTCGTGGTCGGGCCGAACGACTCGGCCTGCTCGGACCGGGACTGTTGGCTCTGGCGTCCAACAAGGTTGAAGACGCGTTGGCTGTTCTGGATGAACCGAATCCGCCGGAATTGCTGATTGTGGATTCCGTGCAGACGCTGGCGTCGCCGTTGGCCGAGGGGATTCCCGGTTCGGTCAGTCAGGTGCGCGCCGTATCCGGTGAACTGGTGGAAAAAACCAAGAAGACCGGAACCACCCTTATTCTGGTGGGGCATGTGACCAAGGATGGCCAGATTGCCGGGCCGAAGTTGTTGGAACACATGGTGGATACGGTGTTGTATCTGGAAGGCGATCGCAAACATTTTTCTCGTATCCTCCGCGTGCTCAAGAATCGGTTCGGCCCGAGCGACGAGCTGGTGGTGTTCACCATGAAAGAGCGCGGTTTGGAAGTGGTGGCAGACCCGGCCACGTTTTTTCTTGGAGCCCGGGACCCGTCCCTGTCCGGGACAGCCATGGCCTTGGCCGTGGATGGACAACGGCCGTTTGCCGTTGAAGTCCAGGCACTTGTTTCCAAATCGTTTTTGACGATTCCACGGCGCACGGCCCTGGGATTTGATACTAATCGATTGAACTTGTTGCTGGCCGTGCTGGAGAAACGATTGCGGTTGAATCTCAGCGGTCATGATATCTATGCCAAGATCACGGGCGGATTGGCATCGAAAGACCCCGGCCTTGATCTGGCGGTGGTTGCCGCGATCATGTCGTCATTTTATGACCAACCCCTGCCGGAATCCGCGGTATTTTGGGGAGAAATCGATCTGAACGGACAGGTCCGTCCTGTAGCCGCACATGATGTTCGGTTGAAGCAGGCGGATCGATTGGGTCATGCCCCTATTTGTCATTCCAAGACGGCTGCAACACTGGCCGATTTGCAACGGGTCCTGTTTGGCAAGCGGAATTGA
- a CDS encoding AzlC family ABC transporter permease: MTDRKTAFLHGARDISPMLAGVMPFGLICGTVGVAKGMTEWGSSLMSVIIFAGASQLAAIQLMSEHATTAVVILTGLIINARFFMYSASIGPHFKGVPPLQKVGLAYLLTDGGYAVSIAHYLRSDHENMNKVWYYLGTNVTIWVGYVAATVVGAYLGAVIPTTWRLDFAIPLTFTAIVMPVIIDRPTIFAAIVSASVAVAAASLPYNLGLLVGAISGMIVGYLAERRLANA, from the coding sequence ATGACAGATCGAAAAACAGCTTTTTTACATGGTGCACGGGATATCAGCCCGATGCTGGCGGGCGTCATGCCATTCGGCCTGATTTGTGGCACGGTCGGCGTTGCCAAGGGCATGACCGAGTGGGGATCATCCCTGATGTCAGTCATCATTTTTGCCGGAGCCTCGCAACTGGCTGCCATTCAACTGATGAGTGAACACGCCACCACGGCCGTGGTCATTCTCACCGGCCTGATTATCAATGCACGATTTTTCATGTACTCCGCCTCCATTGGGCCGCACTTCAAAGGGGTCCCCCCGCTCCAGAAAGTCGGGCTGGCCTACCTGCTGACCGATGGCGGATACGCGGTTTCCATTGCGCACTACCTGCGCTCCGATCACGAGAACATGAACAAGGTCTGGTATTATCTGGGCACCAACGTCACCATCTGGGTGGGCTATGTCGCCGCCACCGTGGTCGGGGCCTATCTCGGCGCGGTCATTCCCACGACATGGCGGCTCGACTTCGCCATTCCTCTAACGTTCACCGCCATAGTCATGCCGGTCATCATCGATCGCCCCACCATTTTTGCAGCCATCGTTTCCGCCAGTGTAGCGGTTGCAGCCGCCTCGCTTCCATACAACCTAGGTCTCTTGGTCGGCGCGATCAGCGGCATGATCGTGGGATATCTCGCAGAAAGGAGGCTTGCCAATGCTTGA